One genomic segment of Amycolatopsis sp. WQ 127309 includes these proteins:
- a CDS encoding DUF6328 family protein — protein MPEHTGETRNQQLTRNVGELLQELRVAQAGVQILFGFLLSVVFTDRFHNASGFEKSLHLTAVMLSVAATALLTAPAAWHRLLFRTGSRERILTVGNRFVLVGLVCLALAITSTVALIAKVVYGEPAMIVVAVLTLLIFGVLWFAIPFRLHPADDDPLEDAQPTGPPT, from the coding sequence GTGCCCGAACACACCGGTGAAACCCGCAACCAGCAGCTGACGCGCAACGTCGGCGAGCTGCTGCAGGAGCTGCGGGTGGCGCAGGCCGGCGTGCAGATCCTCTTCGGCTTCCTGCTGTCGGTCGTGTTCACCGACCGGTTCCACAACGCCAGCGGCTTCGAGAAGTCGCTGCACCTGACCGCGGTGATGCTCTCGGTCGCGGCGACGGCGTTGCTGACCGCGCCCGCGGCGTGGCACCGGCTGCTGTTCCGCACGGGCAGCCGTGAGCGGATCCTGACCGTCGGCAACCGGTTCGTGCTGGTGGGGCTCGTCTGCCTGGCCCTGGCGATCACGTCGACCGTCGCGCTCATCGCGAAGGTGGTCTACGGCGAACCCGCGATGATCGTCGTCGCGGTGCTCACGCTGCTGATCTTCGGCGTGCTGTGGTTCGCCATCCCGTTCCGGCTGCACCCGGCCGACGACGATCCGCTGGAGGACGCTCAGCCGACGGGCCCGCCCACGTAG
- a CDS encoding glyoxalase/bleomycin resistance/extradiol dioxygenase family protein encodes MSGPRVFRLIQPVDDIEAAVAFYARVIGDPGERVALNRHYFTCGGVVLACVEAPLEHREARPARDPRIVYLAVDDVDAVFERVRAAGPRWLDDSIATQFWGERSFYADDPFGNPLCFVQEDTLYVGGPVG; translated from the coding sequence ATGAGCGGTCCACGGGTGTTCCGGTTGATCCAGCCCGTCGACGACATCGAGGCGGCGGTCGCGTTCTACGCGCGGGTCATCGGCGACCCCGGCGAGCGGGTCGCGCTCAACCGGCACTACTTCACCTGCGGCGGCGTGGTGCTCGCCTGCGTCGAAGCGCCGCTCGAACACCGGGAAGCCCGGCCCGCCAGGGACCCGCGGATCGTCTACCTCGCGGTCGACGACGTCGACGCGGTCTTCGAGCGGGTGCGGGCCGCCGGGCCGCGGTGGCTCGACGACAGCATCGCGACGCAGTTCTGGGGCGAACGCTCCTTCTACGCCGACGATCCGTTCGGCAACCCGCTCTGCTTCGTCCAGGAGGACACGCTCTACGTGGGCGGGCCCGTCGGCTGA
- a CDS encoding superoxide dismutase, which yields MRLLPSVVLAAALAVLVPGVAAASPVPAVTAGGTFTAYAPGAHAVTYRPDLVPLGARAHVFSLSTAHAGTTTSFVVTGLLPGHSYGAHAHAQRCGATGDAAGPHFQHVPDPVKPSADPAYANPRNEIWLDFSTDRLGTGFARSTVDWTFGARRAGSVVVHETHTHTDPGHAGTAGARLACLDVAF from the coding sequence ATGCGCCTTCTCCCCTCCGTCGTCCTGGCCGCCGCTCTCGCTGTCCTGGTTCCCGGCGTCGCCGCCGCGTCACCCGTGCCCGCCGTGACCGCGGGCGGCACGTTCACCGCGTACGCCCCCGGCGCGCACGCGGTGACCTACCGCCCCGACCTCGTCCCGCTCGGCGCCCGGGCCCACGTGTTCAGCCTCTCGACCGCCCACGCGGGCACGACGACCTCCTTCGTCGTCACCGGGCTGCTGCCGGGCCACTCCTACGGCGCCCACGCGCACGCACAGCGGTGCGGCGCCACCGGTGACGCCGCCGGGCCGCACTTCCAGCACGTGCCGGACCCGGTGAAGCCGTCCGCCGACCCCGCGTACGCGAACCCCCGCAACGAGATCTGGCTCGACTTCAGCACCGACCGGCTGGGCACCGGCTTCGCGCGGTCCACTGTGGACTGGACGTTCGGCGCGCGGCGGGCGGGCTCCGTGGTGGTCCACGAAACCCACACGCACACCGACCCGGGCCACGCGGGCACCGCCGGCGCCCGCCTCGCCTGCCTGGACGTCGCCTTCTAG
- a CDS encoding TIGR03667 family PPOX class F420-dependent oxidoreductase, translating into MAAPKLADRAGEPIGWLTTVTPKGRPAPRPVWFVLDGDDILVFSRPDTAKLRHIEANPEVTLNLNSDDHGGSILVVNGKAQIEAGKASEAPGYLDKYGSRYSAIGFETPEAFDAAYSVRIRVVPERSWGF; encoded by the coding sequence ATGGCCGCACCGAAACTCGCCGACCGCGCCGGGGAACCGATCGGCTGGCTGACCACTGTGACGCCGAAGGGGCGGCCCGCGCCACGGCCGGTGTGGTTCGTGCTCGACGGCGACGACATCCTGGTGTTCAGCCGGCCGGACACCGCGAAGCTGCGGCACATCGAGGCGAACCCCGAAGTCACGCTGAACCTCAACAGCGACGACCACGGCGGTTCGATCCTCGTGGTGAACGGGAAAGCGCAGATCGAGGCGGGCAAGGCCTCGGAAGCGCCCGGGTACCTCGACAAGTACGGCTCCCGCTACAGCGCCATCGGCTTCGAGACGCCGGAAGCGTTCGACGCCGCGTACTCCGTCCGCATCCGCGTGGTGCCCGAGCGGTCCTGGGGGTTCTAG
- a CDS encoding DUF2339 domain-containing protein — translation MTTEANVLLRLAGEIDDLGRRLAVVGSELRTAQGEPVPPKQAEAPKPTEAPKQAEAQKQAEAQKPAEQPKPQPQAAPQQPPRQAVPPQPQPQPQPQPQMPPPWPPQYQWQPPQPPPQQRYFTPQPPYQPVPRQTLGEKLGKEGAGSRVLAWVGGGVTLLGVVLLLVLAVQRGWLGPLPRVLIGAAFGLALTGTGVWLHRKPAGRTGAFALAATGIATLYLDAVAATSLYEYLPVLAGLAIGLAITVGGLLVAVRWESPLLASAVVIGCVVCAPMITGGFTAELVTFLLMVQLATTPVRLRRDWSSLTLAAGIPPLLASVIATAVAGSGGSWATTAAAAGTSVVGIALALIVLRRRENDPAALAVLATAVVPTLVAALLLPKVQAVPVAAGAGVVLLAVWATRKFWHGLAGQLAGLAGLLAILQATVTQFDGPARAGVLLGEALLLVVAALGGRNRLALGAALGFATLGGLIGVFFDVTPALLIVSRPRSAADLAGALVVSLLILAVSIALPWVAARLEIFKGPSDDLPIWLLAGIAALYGAGGLVLSGSMLALPGRAGFLLGHALITVSWTVAALVLLLRGIELVALRVIGLILVGAAVLKLVLFDLSALDGLARVGAFLGAGLVLLAAGSRYARRVASR, via the coding sequence ATGACCACCGAAGCGAATGTGCTCCTCCGGCTCGCCGGCGAGATCGACGACCTGGGGCGTCGGCTCGCAGTGGTGGGTTCCGAACTGCGGACCGCGCAGGGCGAGCCGGTGCCGCCGAAGCAGGCTGAAGCGCCGAAGCCGACCGAAGCGCCGAAGCAGGCCGAAGCGCAGAAGCAGGCCGAAGCGCAGAAGCCTGCTGAGCAGCCGAAACCGCAGCCGCAGGCCGCGCCGCAGCAGCCGCCGCGGCAGGCCGTGCCGCCGCAGCCCCAACCGCAGCCCCAGCCCCAGCCCCAGATGCCGCCGCCGTGGCCGCCGCAGTACCAGTGGCAGCCGCCCCAGCCGCCGCCGCAGCAGCGGTACTTCACGCCGCAGCCGCCGTACCAGCCCGTGCCGCGTCAGACGCTGGGCGAGAAGCTCGGCAAGGAGGGCGCGGGCAGCCGGGTGCTGGCCTGGGTCGGCGGCGGCGTCACGCTGCTCGGCGTCGTCCTGCTGCTGGTCCTGGCCGTGCAGCGGGGCTGGCTCGGGCCGCTGCCGCGGGTGCTCATCGGCGCCGCCTTCGGGCTGGCGCTGACCGGCACCGGCGTGTGGCTGCACCGCAAGCCCGCCGGCCGCACCGGCGCGTTCGCGCTGGCCGCCACCGGCATCGCGACGCTCTACCTGGACGCCGTCGCGGCGACGTCGCTGTACGAGTACCTGCCGGTGCTCGCCGGGCTCGCGATCGGGCTGGCCATCACCGTCGGCGGGCTGCTCGTGGCCGTGCGCTGGGAGTCGCCGCTGCTGGCTTCCGCCGTCGTCATCGGCTGTGTCGTCTGCGCGCCGATGATCACCGGCGGCTTCACCGCGGAACTGGTCACCTTCCTGCTGATGGTCCAGCTAGCGACGACGCCGGTGCGGCTGCGCCGTGACTGGTCGTCGCTGACGCTGGCCGCCGGGATCCCGCCGCTGCTCGCGTCCGTGATCGCCACCGCGGTCGCGGGTTCGGGCGGCAGCTGGGCCACCACGGCCGCGGCGGCCGGCACCTCGGTCGTCGGGATCGCGCTCGCGCTGATCGTCCTGCGCCGCCGGGAAAACGACCCCGCCGCGCTCGCGGTGCTGGCGACGGCGGTCGTGCCGACGCTGGTCGCCGCGCTGCTGCTGCCGAAGGTCCAGGCCGTGCCGGTCGCGGCCGGGGCGGGCGTCGTGCTGCTCGCCGTGTGGGCCACGCGCAAGTTCTGGCACGGGCTCGCCGGGCAGCTGGCCGGGCTCGCCGGCCTGCTGGCGATCCTGCAGGCGACGGTCACGCAGTTCGACGGCCCGGCCCGCGCCGGGGTGCTGCTGGGCGAGGCGCTGCTGCTCGTCGTGGCCGCGCTGGGCGGGCGCAACCGCCTCGCGCTCGGTGCCGCGCTCGGCTTCGCGACCCTCGGCGGCCTGATCGGCGTGTTCTTCGACGTGACGCCGGCGCTGCTGATCGTCTCGCGCCCGCGGTCGGCCGCCGACCTGGCCGGCGCGCTCGTGGTGTCGCTGCTGATCCTCGCCGTGTCGATCGCGCTGCCGTGGGTGGCGGCGCGGCTGGAGATCTTCAAGGGCCCGTCCGACGACCTGCCCATCTGGCTGCTGGCCGGGATCGCGGCGCTGTACGGCGCCGGCGGGCTCGTGCTGAGCGGGTCGATGCTGGCGCTGCCCGGGCGCGCCGGGTTCCTGCTGGGCCACGCGCTGATCACGGTGTCGTGGACGGTCGCCGCGCTCGTCCTGCTGCTGCGCGGCATCGAGCTGGTCGCGCTGCGCGTGATCGGCTTGATCCTGGTCGGCGCCGCGGTGCTGAAGCTGGTGCTGTTCGACCTCTCGGCGCTGGACGGCCTCGCCCGCGTCGGCGCGTTCCTCGGTGCCGGGCTGGTGCTCCTGGCGGCCGGGTCGCGGTACGCGCGGCGCGTCGCCTCGCGCTGA